Proteins encoded by one window of Lactobacillus paragasseri:
- the pepV gene encoding dipeptidase PepV, whose product MEELDYKKLAQEKKDAILNDLKELIAIDSSEDLNNTSKEYPVGPGPVKAMKKFLSFAKRDGFDTENFDNYAGRINMGSGDKRVGIIGHMDVVPAGEGWKTDPFKMTIKDGKIYGRGSADDKGPSLAAYYGMLILKEHGFKPKKKIDFVVGTNEETNWVGIDYYLKHQPAPDVAFSPDAEFPIINGEQGIVTLKLDFKDNPNQGDVKLWTFQSGIATNVIPQTAHAQLEGDIDGIKEKFNLFLKEHKLEGKAEMLSGRLSLTLTGHGVHASAPETGRNAATYLALFLDSLNFDGQAKNFLHFLATVEHKDFNGKKLGIFHHDDLMGDLTSSPSMFNFEGQNAYLLNNVRYPQGIEPEEMVKNINEKFGNILDARVDGSAEAPHYVPGDDPIVKTLLSVYEKQTGKKGHEVIIGGGTYGRLFKHGVAFGAQPEGAPLVMHQPNEYMKVEDLINSIAIYAEAIYELTK is encoded by the coding sequence ATGGAAGAACTAGATTATAAAAAATTAGCACAAGAAAAGAAGGATGCTATTTTAAATGATTTAAAAGAATTGATTGCAATTGATTCTTCTGAAGATTTAAATAATACTAGCAAAGAATATCCTGTAGGTCCCGGACCAGTTAAGGCTATGAAAAAGTTTTTATCATTTGCTAAACGTGACGGCTTTGATACTGAAAACTTTGATAACTATGCTGGTCGAATCAACATGGGTTCTGGCGACAAGCGTGTCGGTATTATCGGTCACATGGATGTCGTTCCTGCTGGTGAAGGCTGGAAGACCGATCCATTTAAGATGACTATCAAAGATGGCAAAATTTATGGACGTGGTAGTGCCGATGATAAAGGCCCATCATTAGCAGCTTACTATGGGATGCTAATTTTAAAAGAACACGGCTTTAAACCTAAAAAGAAAATTGACTTCGTAGTTGGAACTAATGAAGAAACTAACTGGGTTGGAATTGACTACTACTTAAAGCATCAACCTGCCCCAGATGTTGCTTTCTCACCTGACGCAGAATTTCCAATTATCAATGGTGAACAAGGCATTGTTACCTTAAAACTTGACTTTAAAGATAATCCAAACCAAGGCGACGTTAAACTTTGGACATTCCAATCAGGAATTGCAACTAATGTCATCCCTCAAACCGCTCATGCTCAACTTGAAGGCGATATTGATGGCATCAAAGAAAAATTCAACTTATTCCTTAAAGAACATAAACTTGAAGGAAAAGCAGAAATGCTTAGCGGTCGTCTTTCATTAACTCTAACCGGTCACGGTGTTCATGCTTCAGCTCCTGAAACTGGTAGAAATGCTGCTACTTATCTTGCTCTTTTCCTTGATAGTCTTAATTTTGATGGTCAAGCCAAGAATTTCTTACACTTCCTTGCAACTGTTGAACATAAAGACTTTAACGGTAAGAAGTTAGGTATTTTCCATCATGACGACTTAATGGGCGACTTAACCAGTTCACCAAGTATGTTTAACTTTGAAGGTCAAAATGCATACCTACTAAACAACGTTCGCTACCCACAAGGTATTGAACCAGAAGAAATGGTTAAAAACATCAACGAAAAATTTGGCAATATCTTAGATGCCAGAGTTGATGGCTCAGCAGAAGCTCCTCATTATGTTCCTGGAGACGATCCAATCGTTAAAACTCTTCTGTCAGTTTATGAAAAGCAAACTGGCAAGAAAGGTCATGAAGTTATCATTGGTGGCGGTACATATGGTCGTTTATTTAAACATGGTGTAGCCTTTGGTGCTCAACCAGAAGGTGCCCCACTTGTTATGCACCAACCAAATGAATACATGAAGGTTGAAGATTTGATTAATTCAATTGCTATTTATGCTGAAGCAATCTATGAATTAACTAAATAA
- a CDS encoding glycerophosphodiester phosphodiesterase, whose product MKTSRHYFLALFFSLIFIFESGFLVIGHRGNPSKYPEETIQSDNSAFADGADYVELDLHVSKDNVLVVSHDRDLSRVVGSSVIVSQNNFSYLNTLKQANGESIISLDQLFDYYKDKPNTKFLLETKKTKHNSPKNMEELLAASIKKYHMQDRVMIHSFSAPSLKTMSQLLPDVPRIFIVGSLQRINFEVLSYVNGINISSDLITQNPKLISQLHALHQKVFVWAEMNETPKLWNWLINNDVDGVVTNFPARGYKYKLAKTGTKKYDVNKDGIYFGRMPTAISENPYLKVTTSKELNFLDPVHVSSAVIASGQTFYQIGDKEFVPADLVSLDLQPEWILPYWNLSIINPTQNPIFTYNKPDKQSGKKNRLMPRKHYKILGVSGGVKDLWLLTNDGWVKSSKVLYYGLFNKNTFAYKNYQKLDPAYRQTNVALFPYLPVEKVPNKSFWSTYSDVNAVIFNQR is encoded by the coding sequence ATGAAAACAAGCAGGCATTATTTCCTAGCCCTTTTTTTTAGTTTGATTTTTATTTTTGAATCGGGATTCCTAGTCATTGGTCACCGCGGTAATCCCAGTAAATATCCAGAAGAAACAATTCAAAGTGATAACTCAGCTTTTGCGGATGGCGCGGACTATGTTGAACTTGACCTGCATGTTTCCAAAGATAACGTCTTAGTTGTTTCTCATGACCGTGATTTAAGCCGAGTTGTTGGATCATCGGTTATTGTATCACAAAATAATTTCTCCTATTTAAACACCTTAAAACAAGCTAATGGTGAATCAATTATCTCTTTAGATCAATTATTTGATTACTACAAAGATAAACCTAACACTAAATTCCTACTTGAAACCAAAAAAACTAAACATAATAGTCCTAAAAATATGGAAGAATTACTTGCTGCCAGTATCAAAAAGTACCATATGCAAGATCGGGTAATGATTCACAGCTTTTCTGCACCGAGCTTAAAAACTATGAGTCAACTGCTACCAGATGTTCCAAGAATCTTTATTGTTGGTTCTTTGCAAAGAATTAATTTTGAAGTATTAAGTTACGTAAACGGGATCAATATCTCGTCTGATCTAATTACTCAAAATCCCAAGCTAATTAGCCAGCTTCATGCACTACATCAAAAAGTATTTGTTTGGGCTGAAATGAATGAAACGCCGAAGCTATGGAACTGGTTAATCAACAATGATGTTGATGGAGTTGTCACTAACTTCCCCGCAAGAGGCTATAAATACAAATTAGCTAAAACTGGTACTAAAAAATATGACGTCAATAAAGATGGAATTTACTTTGGTCGGATGCCTACTGCAATTAGTGAAAATCCATATCTAAAAGTGACAACATCAAAAGAACTTAACTTTTTAGACCCAGTTCATGTTTCTTCAGCTGTTATCGCCTCAGGACAAACTTTTTATCAAATTGGCGATAAGGAATTTGTTCCTGCCGACCTGGTTAGTTTAGACTTACAGCCAGAATGGATTCTGCCATATTGGAATTTAAGCATTATTAACCCTACTCAAAATCCAATTTTCACTTATAATAAACCTGATAAGCAATCTGGTAAAAAGAATCGACTTATGCCAAGAAAACACTATAAAATACTAGGTGTAAGTGGCGGAGTTAAAGATTTATGGCTTCTTACTAATGATGGCTGGGTTAAGTCTTCTAAAGTCTTATATTATGGCTTATTTAATAAAAATACATTTGCCTATAAGAATTATCAAAAACTTGATCCTGCTTATCGTCAAACAAACGTTGCCCTATTTCCCTATTTACCAGTTGAAAAAGTCCCAAATAAAAGCTTTTGGTCGACTTATTCAGATGTAAATGCTGTAATATTTAATCAGAGATAA
- a CDS encoding ATP-binding cassette domain-containing protein: MELLKYFKKLKWEFLLVVFLIVVNAGFLTLAGISSANALSSVAKLRAAEFFMWVAIMGGAYIIYAIVNCLVNVEQTRLSQNVDKLIRNSIATDLSKANYATFHKQTVATYSSWLTNDITTINNFGITDFLMIVRQVSEIVFGMLTLAYFNISLVVTVVVLTVIMGIVPNMFSKILAKRSLEYTHANERLVNTINDILNGFNTLFLANLPQTIVKKIDGSSDDVKKHTLNYSKTAGITQAITNGLAFISQVIILGQTGWLILHHLTPVGTISGAQFFASTIFAELSGISFNWQEFKSIKPIMEKFKSVSNNESEPHSISNWQLGKLNLKNVSYHYAENDEPIFYNLNLDFILQNKYILTGDSAAGKSTILNLIGGLLRDYKGEINLGNMSYDQISDHDLHQKISYLQQDPYIFSASLKWNLTLGKKISTQKINKVIKECGLEDLITKLPNGIDTVLDDQGKQLSGGQKQRIAFAREILRDTPIYLLDEATSALDKASSTQLERLILTKQDKTVIMVTHHLRNEIEQLANKVVNLNEIKNTASETI, encoded by the coding sequence ATGGAATTACTAAAATATTTCAAAAAGTTAAAATGGGAATTTCTATTAGTAGTCTTTCTCATAGTTGTTAATGCTGGATTTTTAACACTAGCAGGTATTTCTAGCGCTAATGCATTGAGTTCGGTTGCTAAATTACGTGCCGCTGAATTCTTTATGTGGGTTGCAATAATGGGCGGAGCCTATATCATTTATGCTATTGTTAATTGTCTTGTTAACGTAGAACAGACACGTTTATCTCAAAATGTAGACAAATTAATCAGAAATAGTATTGCAACAGACTTATCCAAGGCAAATTATGCTACTTTTCATAAACAAACTGTAGCAACATACAGTTCTTGGCTAACTAATGATATTACTACTATTAATAATTTCGGAATTACTGACTTTTTAATGATTGTCAGACAAGTTAGTGAAATAGTTTTTGGGATGCTTACACTAGCATATTTCAATATAAGTTTGGTAGTAACTGTTGTTGTCTTAACAGTTATTATGGGAATCGTGCCAAATATGTTTTCTAAAATCTTAGCTAAACGATCATTAGAATATACTCATGCTAACGAACGATTAGTTAATACAATTAATGATATATTAAATGGCTTCAATACACTCTTTTTAGCTAATCTCCCTCAGACTATCGTAAAAAAAATCGATGGTTCTTCAGACGATGTAAAAAAGCATACACTAAACTACAGTAAAACCGCTGGAATAACTCAAGCAATAACTAATGGCTTAGCATTTATTAGCCAAGTCATTATTTTAGGACAAACTGGTTGGCTAATCTTACATCATCTTACACCAGTTGGTACGATTAGTGGTGCACAATTCTTTGCTAGTACAATTTTCGCTGAATTAAGTGGTATTAGTTTTAATTGGCAGGAATTTAAGTCTATAAAACCAATAATGGAAAAATTTAAATCTGTATCTAACAATGAAAGTGAGCCGCATTCAATTTCTAATTGGCAACTAGGAAAACTCAACTTAAAGAATGTTTCCTATCATTATGCTGAAAATGATGAACCAATTTTCTATAATTTGAATTTAGATTTTATATTGCAAAATAAATATATACTAACAGGAGATTCTGCAGCTGGTAAATCAACGATTTTAAATCTAATTGGTGGTTTACTAAGAGACTATAAAGGAGAAATCAATCTTGGCAATATGAGTTACGATCAAATTTCAGATCATGACCTACATCAGAAAATTTCTTATTTACAGCAAGATCCGTATATTTTTTCAGCATCCCTAAAATGGAATTTAACTTTAGGAAAAAAGATATCAACTCAGAAAATTAATAAGGTAATCAAAGAATGTGGCCTAGAAGATTTAATTACTAAACTACCTAATGGAATTGATACAGTTTTAGATGATCAAGGAAAGCAATTATCTGGCGGACAAAAACAACGTATTGCATTTGCTAGAGAAATATTACGTGATACTCCAATCTACTTACTAGATGAAGCAACGTCTGCATTAGATAAAGCCTCAAGTACACAGCTCGAACGTTTGATTCTGACTAAACAGGATAAAACAGTGATTATGGTAACTCATCACTTAAGGAACGAAATCGAACAATTAGCTAACAAAGTAGTTAATTTAAATGAAATAAAAAATACAGCTAGTGAAACCATTTAA
- a CDS encoding transglycosylase domain-containing protein, producing MKNLKEKIIEFLTAGPEVKTLQSESDESQWKFYSGIVYLTLRRVFHYLILIAVFGLFLLIGFGGGYALGIVRQQPIPTISELNQQINHAQNSATLYYAGNKKIATVRSDTVTKKASESELTPLVKNAVTATEDENFYIHKGVLPKSLVRAVLSELTGVGVQTGGSTLTQQLVKMQFLTSQTTWRRKVTEMFYAHKIEKHFSKEDILRSYLNAAPYGKNNRGENIVGIKTAAQGIFGKSISELNLPQAAFIAGLPQSPSIYTPYRLNGKIKKDLDLAMRRKDIVLFRMYRNGDISKKDYLAAKKYDLRADFLAPEKASKQKKQSGYLYNLVMNKSTSLLAEKLIEQDGLKVSDVKQDTNRYNQYLTSATELLHQKGYHIKTTIRQPLYQTMQRIVKQNKYGQDKTSRDFDSSTNKWVNTTEHVENGSVVIDNATGKVLAFSGGVDFKNSQINHAFDTYRSPGSSIKPYLVYGPAIEHKLISSQTALADFPTRFGNYIPTDYNSTVENRFISAQEALSKSYNLPAVNLYSKLVNDKNINLRQDMKKLGLNLSKSEFENLGLALGGTDYGFSVADNASAFSNFYNNGKRADPYYIEEIRDPSGRVIYKHKQNPQKVFSTGTSYIMQKMLHQVVTKGTASSLTGTLKFNYKNLIGKTGTSNDYRDIWFNGSTPGITISSWMGYDNFYGHSYNLDSNSSETNLNLWANIANALYEEDPSIFKLNDAPSPPSSVYKNRVLARTGTLPGTVSYDGDNIELSGKKTTALSLSPAPAATARFGIGGSTKDYNLFYDYLEGKNNDYGKVLIYTGKTISKKKNINSLFAVADGSTSEDAKNYYGKNHEVYRESNNNSSSSTNRNVGANDQQARSTGQGGNNNGSSSSTSTRRNRSSSTGESSSSAESSNSESNNAANDVNSNISSNEGSAANTNTSSETTEGSTATNNGPTAP from the coding sequence GTGAAAAATTTAAAAGAAAAAATCATAGAGTTCCTAACTGCGGGGCCAGAAGTTAAAACACTTCAAAGCGAATCAGACGAAAGCCAATGGAAATTTTACAGCGGCATCGTTTATTTAACTTTACGTCGTGTTTTCCATTATTTGATCTTAATTGCAGTTTTTGGTTTATTTCTCCTAATTGGTTTTGGTGGTGGCTACGCCCTTGGCATTGTTCGCCAGCAGCCCATTCCAACAATTAGCGAATTAAATCAGCAAATAAACCATGCACAAAATTCAGCCACACTTTACTATGCTGGCAATAAAAAAATTGCTACGGTTCGCTCAGATACAGTCACCAAAAAGGCAAGTGAAAGCGAACTAACCCCTTTAGTTAAGAATGCTGTAACAGCTACTGAAGATGAAAATTTCTATATTCATAAGGGAGTTTTACCTAAATCCCTAGTTAGAGCTGTCCTTTCTGAACTAACTGGTGTTGGTGTACAAACTGGTGGATCAACTTTAACTCAGCAATTGGTTAAGATGCAGTTTTTAACTAGTCAGACCACTTGGAGAAGAAAAGTTACCGAAATGTTTTATGCTCATAAGATCGAAAAGCATTTCTCAAAAGAAGATATTCTCCGTTCATATTTAAATGCTGCTCCTTATGGTAAAAACAACCGTGGAGAAAACATTGTGGGTATTAAAACTGCGGCACAAGGTATATTTGGTAAGTCTATTTCTGAACTTAACTTGCCACAAGCTGCTTTCATTGCTGGTTTACCTCAAAGTCCATCTATTTATACCCCATATCGTTTAAACGGAAAAATTAAAAAAGACCTTGATTTAGCAATGCGCAGAAAAGATATTGTTCTATTTCGGATGTATCGAAATGGCGATATTAGTAAAAAAGACTATCTTGCAGCTAAAAAATATGATTTACGCGCTGATTTTCTTGCTCCTGAAAAAGCATCCAAACAAAAGAAGCAAAGTGGCTACTTATATAATCTAGTAATGAATAAGAGTACCAGTCTCTTAGCAGAAAAATTAATTGAGCAAGATGGTTTAAAGGTATCAGATGTTAAACAAGATACTAACCGTTATAATCAATACCTAACTAGTGCAACTGAATTACTTCATCAAAAGGGCTATCATATTAAGACCACGATTAGACAGCCACTTTATCAAACCATGCAACGTATAGTTAAGCAAAATAAATATGGTCAAGATAAGACATCTCGTGATTTTGACTCATCTACTAACAAGTGGGTTAATACTACTGAGCATGTAGAAAATGGTAGTGTCGTAATTGATAACGCAACTGGCAAGGTATTAGCATTCAGTGGCGGAGTTGACTTTAAGAACTCTCAAATTAACCACGCTTTTGATACTTATCGTTCACCTGGTTCATCTATTAAGCCATACCTAGTCTATGGTCCAGCAATTGAACATAAGCTGATTTCTAGCCAAACAGCACTGGCAGATTTCCCTACTAGATTTGGCAACTATATTCCAACTGACTATAATTCAACTGTAGAAAACCGGTTTATCTCAGCTCAAGAAGCTCTAAGTAAATCTTACAACTTACCTGCCGTAAACTTATACAGTAAGTTAGTCAACGATAAGAACATTAACTTGCGTCAGGATATGAAAAAACTCGGCTTAAACTTGAGTAAAAGCGAATTTGAAAACCTAGGTTTGGCCCTCGGTGGTACAGATTATGGTTTTTCAGTTGCCGATAATGCTAGTGCCTTCTCTAACTTCTATAACAATGGTAAGCGTGCTGATCCTTACTACATTGAAGAAATTCGAGATCCATCAGGTAGAGTAATTTATAAGCATAAGCAAAACCCACAAAAGGTCTTCTCTACTGGTACTTCTTACATTATGCAGAAGATGCTTCACCAAGTAGTAACTAAGGGTACTGCATCAAGTTTAACCGGTACTTTGAAGTTTAATTACAAGAACTTAATTGGTAAGACTGGAACCAGTAACGATTATCGTGATATTTGGTTTAATGGGTCTACTCCTGGAATCACGATTTCTAGTTGGATGGGTTATGACAACTTCTACGGTCACTCATACAACCTAGATTCTAATTCTAGTGAGACCAACTTAAACCTTTGGGCAAATATCGCTAATGCACTTTACGAAGAAGATCCATCAATTTTTAAATTAAATGATGCACCAAGTCCTCCAAGCTCGGTTTATAAAAATAGAGTCTTAGCAAGAACTGGAACATTACCAGGAACTGTAAGCTATGATGGCGATAATATTGAGCTTTCTGGTAAAAAGACTACTGCATTAAGTTTGTCCCCTGCTCCAGCTGCTACTGCTAGATTTGGTATCGGTGGATCAACTAAAGACTACAACCTCTTCTATGATTACTTAGAAGGCAAGAATAATGATTATGGCAAAGTCTTAATCTATACTGGCAAGACAATTTCTAAGAAGAAAAACATCAACAGCCTATTTGCTGTCGCTGATGGTTCAACTTCAGAAGATGCTAAAAATTATTACGGCAAAAACCACGAGGTTTACCGTGAATCAAATAATAATTCCTCATCTTCGACTAACCGAAATGTCGGAGCAAATGACCAACAAGCTCGAAGTACTGGTCAAGGAGGAAATAATAATGGTTCTTCATCATCTACTTCTACTAGGCGAAATCGTTCAAGTTCCACAGGTGAATCATCTTCTTCCGCGGAAAGTAGTAATTCCGAGAGCAACAATGCTGCAAATGATGTAAATTCAAATATTAGTTCTAATGAAGGTTCAGCTGCTAACACAAATACTAGCAGCGAGACCACTGAAGGCAGTACAGCCACTAATAATGGTCCAACTGCTCCATAG